The Salvia splendens isolate huo1 chromosome 21, SspV2, whole genome shotgun sequence genome includes a window with the following:
- the LOC121784769 gene encoding xyloglucan galactosyltransferase XLT2-like: MLHAYSPELQSRRKPSKPLNFLFAHPYLWISLASISIPLFIISAVRIAPPCLPRRPAADECPSGTVYVYDLPFMFNHHLLLHSCTDLDNWNWQCGISANGGFGGRAAELRRLLPENLYKSWFRTNQFALEVIFHKRILTHKCRTLEAESATAFYIPFYGGLAVGKHLWKNDTAKRDRDCRMLLGWLDQHEHWKKSNGSDHFISLARITWDFRRLADPAQIWGSTFLNMPEMQRVTRFIIEKADFDDRDVGVPYPTGFHPESREILQNWQQFVRKQKRASLYTFIGAAREPIGRDFRGTLLTYCSNSSSCRVVDCAAAKCSADSSVIMESLLASKFCLQPKGDSFTRRSVFDCMIAGSVPVFFWNQTAYDQYPWFLPGEPESYSVYINHEEVMNKTSVIEHVLKGYSKEEIRKKREKVIETIPRIVYGIQSGGSTDFEDAFDIAIDGVLQRIRKEREL; encoded by the coding sequence ATGCTCCACGCATACTCGCCGGAGCTCCAGTCGCGGCGGAAACCGTCAAAACCTCTCAATTTCCTCTTCGCCCACCCTTATCTATGGATCTCACTCGCCTCCATCTCGATCCCTCTCTTCATCATCTCCGCCGTCCGCATTGCGCCGCCCTGCCTCCCCCGCCGCCCCGCCGCGGACGAATGCCCCTCCGGCACCGTCTACGTCTACGATCTCCCCTTCATGTTCAACCACCACCTGTTACTCCACAGCTGCACCGACCTCGACAACTGGAACTGGCAGTGCGGCATCTCCGCCAACGGCGGCTTCGGCGGCCGCGCCGCCGAGCTCCGCCGCCTCCTGCCGGAGAATCTCTACAAATCCTGGTTCCGCACGAATCAATTCGCCCTGGAGGTGATCTTCCACAAACGGATTCTGACGCACAAATGCAGAACCCTGGAGGCGGAATCCGCTACGGCGTTCTACATCCCGTTTTACGGTGGACTCGCGGTGGGGAAGCACCTCTGGAAGAACGACACCGCGAAACGCGACCGCGATTGCAGGATGCTGCTGGGGTGGCTCGATCAGCACGAGCATTGGAAGAAATCCAACGGCTCTGATCATTTCATTTCGTTAGCCCGAATCACATGGGATTTCCGCCGCTTAGCCGACCCAGCCCAAATCTGGGGCTCCACATTCCTCAACATGCCCGAGATGCAGCGGGTGACCCGATTCATCATCGAGAAGGCCGACTTCGACGATCGCGACGTCGGCGTGCCTTACCCCACCGGATTCCACCCCGAATCCAGAGAAATCCTCCAGAATTGGCAACAATTCGTGCGCAAACAAAAGCGCGCCAGCCTCTACACGTTCATCGGCGCGGCGCGTGAGCCGATCGGCCGCGATTTCCGGGGGACTCTTCTAACCTACTGCTCGAACTCGTCGTCGTGCCGCGTGGTGGACTGCGCGGCGGCGAAATGCTCGGCGGACTCGTCGGTGATAATGGAATCTCTCCTGGCGTCGAAATTCTGCCTGCAGCCGAAGGGGGATAGCTTCACGAGGCGGTCGGTTTTCGACTGCATGATAGCCGGTTCGGTGCCGGTTTTCTTCTGGAACCAGACCGCGTACGACCAGTATCCGTGGTTCTTGCCGGGCGAACCGGAGAGCTACTCGGTTTATATAAACCATGAGGAGGTGATGAATAAGACCTCTGTGATAGAGCATGTTTTGAAGGGGTATAGCAAGGAGGAGAttaggaagaagagggagaaagTGATTGAGACAATTCCTAGGATTGTGTATGGGATTCAGAGTGGTGGATCAACAGATTTTGAGGATGCTTTTGATATTGCTATTGACGGGGTTTTGCAGAGGATTAGGAAGGAGAGAGAATTGTGA